In one Neobacillus sp. CF12 genomic region, the following are encoded:
- a CDS encoding DUF881 domain-containing protein has translation MDKHKKNISFIAISAIIGFMIAIQFQTVKKPVERDTRDLWQLREALLQEKELQSELLSEIRSIEEKLLAYESKQKQSKEQALLDTINELKIEAGMTKITAPGLILRIEPILEDIQIGSEISKAVSPELLKRLLNELNMYDAKYVSVDGQRIINTTVIRDINNETKIDGHALSNLPIEVKVGADNLETAEKLYNQIKASKATEEFFIENLKLTVSEPDPVITIPAYDNSIQIRYLESLKANEGGNT, from the coding sequence GTGGACAAGCATAAAAAAAATATTAGTTTTATTGCTATATCTGCAATAATAGGGTTTATGATTGCCATTCAATTTCAAACCGTAAAAAAACCTGTAGAACGTGATACTCGTGATTTATGGCAACTCCGTGAGGCTTTACTTCAAGAGAAAGAATTACAATCTGAGCTATTGAGTGAAATCCGTTCGATCGAAGAAAAATTACTTGCCTATGAATCAAAGCAAAAGCAGAGTAAGGAACAGGCATTACTTGATACCATTAATGAGTTGAAAATTGAGGCAGGAATGACGAAAATAACCGCCCCCGGATTAATACTGAGAATTGAGCCAATACTCGAGGACATTCAAATAGGGTCAGAAATATCGAAGGCTGTATCACCTGAACTTCTAAAAAGATTATTGAATGAATTGAATATGTATGACGCCAAATATGTATCGGTTGATGGGCAGAGAATTATTAATACAACTGTCATTAGGGATATCAACAATGAAACAAAAATAGATGGTCATGCCTTGTCGAATTTACCAATAGAGGTTAAAGTGGGTGCTGATAATCTAGAAACAGCTGAAAAATTATATAACCAGATAAAAGCATCGAAAGCTACGGAAGAATTTTTCATCGAAAACCTCAAGCTAACTGTTTCGGAGCCAGATCCTGTAATAACGATTCCCGCCTATGATAATTCAATCCAGATTCGATATTTAGAGTCATTGAAGGCGAATGAAGGAGGGAATACATAA
- the sigE gene encoding RNA polymerase sporulation sigma factor SigE produces MKKWRLRLSYYWYKILIKLGIKSDEVYYIGGSEALPPPLSKDEEELLLNKLPGGDKAARSILIERNLRLVVYIARKFENTGINIEDLISIGTIGLIKAVNTFNPEKKIKLATYASRCIENEILMYLRRNNKIRSEVSFDEPLNIDWDGNELLLSDVLGTDDDIITKDLEANVDRKLLTKALHQLTDREKQIMELRFGLTNGEEKTQKDVADMLGISQSYISRLEKRIIKRLRKEFNKMV; encoded by the coding sequence GTGAAAAAATGGAGACTTCGCTTATCCTACTACTGGTATAAGATACTAATCAAATTAGGAATTAAGAGTGATGAAGTTTATTATATTGGCGGCAGCGAAGCCTTACCGCCTCCTTTAAGTAAGGATGAAGAAGAGCTGCTTTTAAATAAGCTTCCAGGTGGTGATAAGGCAGCGAGATCAATATTAATTGAACGAAATCTAAGACTGGTTGTGTACATCGCTAGAAAATTTGAGAATACGGGCATTAATATTGAGGACTTAATTAGTATTGGGACAATTGGCTTAATTAAAGCGGTCAACACCTTTAATCCTGAGAAAAAAATTAAGTTGGCTACATATGCATCCAGGTGTATCGAAAATGAAATTCTTATGTATTTGCGTCGAAATAATAAAATAAGATCAGAAGTTTCCTTTGATGAACCATTAAATATTGATTGGGACGGGAATGAATTATTATTGTCAGATGTTTTGGGGACAGATGATGATATTATTACAAAGGATTTAGAAGCAAATGTAGATAGAAAATTACTAACCAAGGCATTACACCAATTAACAGATAGGGAAAAGCAAATTATGGAGCTGCGCTTTGGTCTGACAAATGGAGAAGAAAAGACACAGAAAGATGTAGCTGATATGCTGGGTATTTCTCAATCGTATATCTCCAGACTGGAAAAAAGAATTATTAAAAGATTGCGAAAAGAATTTAATAAGATGGTTTAA
- the ftsA gene encoding cell division protein FtsA, producing the protein MNSNEIYVSLDIGTSSVKVIIGEIVNDSINIIGVGNVKSEGLRKGSIIDINDTVHSIKRAIEEAERMIGMEIRQVIVGISGNQVALEPCRGIVGVSSQNREITNEDVRRVIDEAQVVSISQDREIIGVIRKQFILDGKDEINNPCGMIGVRLEVEGTLITGSNAIITNTLRCVERAGLEITDIILQPLAAGDYALSKDEKNLGVALVDLGGGSTTIAYFEQGFLAATSVIPVGGDLITNDLSKVLHTSTEDAEKIKVKYGHAFYDDASEDEFFSVPIIGSDQHQQFNQLYVSEIIEARMEEIFELVAHELKRLGINDLPGGFVFTGGTANMQGILELAQSIFQSPVRKAVPNYIGVREPQYTTAVGLIKYAYKNTRLPGGTFVASTPVSEPIEKKVQKQQQQQQQPKAKPEKHPEDKMSSKVKKFLGLFFE; encoded by the coding sequence ATGAACAGCAATGAAATATATGTAAGTCTTGACATCGGTACATCCAGTGTAAAAGTAATCATTGGTGAAATTGTCAACGACTCGATAAATATAATTGGTGTTGGAAATGTAAAGTCTGAAGGATTACGTAAGGGTTCTATCATTGACATCAATGATACCGTTCATTCTATTAAACGTGCGATCGAAGAAGCTGAAAGAATGATTGGAATGGAAATACGACAAGTGATTGTTGGAATTTCAGGCAATCAGGTTGCTCTTGAACCATGTCGTGGAATTGTAGGAGTTTCCAGTCAAAATCGTGAAATCACTAATGAAGATGTTAGACGGGTAATAGACGAGGCACAAGTTGTTTCTATCTCTCAAGATAGAGAAATTATTGGGGTTATACGTAAACAATTTATCCTTGATGGTAAGGATGAAATTAATAACCCATGTGGCATGATAGGTGTTCGTTTGGAAGTGGAAGGGACACTGATTACTGGTTCTAATGCTATCATTACCAATACATTGCGATGTGTCGAGCGTGCAGGGTTAGAAATCACGGATATTATTCTTCAGCCGCTTGCAGCTGGAGATTACGCCCTTTCAAAAGATGAGAAAAACTTAGGAGTGGCTTTAGTCGACCTAGGTGGGGGTTCTACTACCATTGCATATTTTGAACAAGGATTTTTGGCGGCAACAAGTGTGATTCCTGTAGGCGGAGATCTTATTACGAATGATCTTTCTAAGGTATTACATACTTCTACCGAGGATGCCGAAAAAATAAAAGTAAAATACGGACATGCTTTTTACGATGATGCTTCTGAAGATGAGTTCTTTAGTGTTCCAATTATCGGAAGTGATCAACATCAACAATTTAATCAGTTATATGTATCTGAAATAATAGAAGCACGCATGGAAGAAATCTTTGAATTGGTTGCACATGAATTGAAACGATTAGGTATAAATGATTTACCAGGAGGATTTGTATTTACAGGTGGTACTGCTAATATGCAAGGCATATTAGAATTAGCCCAGTCAATTTTCCAAAGCCCAGTTCGCAAAGCCGTTCCCAATTATATTGGAGTAAGAGAACCTCAGTATACAACTGCGGTTGGTTTAATTAAATATGCATACAAGAATACTAGATTACCAGGTGGGACCTTCGTCGCTTCAACACCTGTTTCTGAACCAATCGAGAAGAAAGTTCAAAAACAACAACAACAACAACAACAACCTAAAGCTAAACCAGAAAAACATCCGGAAGATAAGATGTCATCAAAAGTAAAAAAATTCCTTGGTCTCTTTTTCGAATAG
- the ftsZ gene encoding cell division protein FtsZ → MLEFDTNLDSLATIKVIGVGGGGNNAVNRMIEHGVQGVEFIAVNTDAQALNLSKAEVKMQIGSKLTRGLGAGANPEVGKKAAEESKEQLEDALRGADMVFVTAGMGGGTGTGAAPVIAQIARDLGALTVGVVTRPFTFEGKKRSNQAAGGIGAMKEAVDTLIVIPNDRLLEIVDKSTPMLEAFREADNVLRQGVQGISDLIAVPGLINLDFADVKTIMSNKGSALMGIGMATGENRATEAAKKAISSPLLETSIDGAQGVLMNITGGSNLSLYEVQEAADIVATASDQEVNMIFGSVINENHKDEIIVTVIATGFNEEVIQPKTTRPAFGQAKPQMGTVKREQKREEAPQEPVRHNNAPQDETLDIPTFLRNRNRRR, encoded by the coding sequence ATGTTAGAGTTTGATACAAATTTAGATTCTCTTGCAACAATAAAAGTTATTGGGGTTGGCGGCGGAGGAAACAACGCAGTAAATCGAATGATCGAACATGGTGTTCAAGGGGTAGAATTCATCGCGGTTAATACCGATGCACAAGCATTAAACCTTTCAAAAGCAGAGGTAAAAATGCAAATTGGTTCAAAATTAACAAGAGGTCTCGGAGCAGGAGCTAATCCTGAAGTTGGTAAAAAAGCTGCAGAAGAGAGTAAAGAGCAATTAGAAGACGCACTACGTGGTGCGGATATGGTGTTCGTTACTGCGGGCATGGGTGGCGGAACAGGAACCGGCGCGGCACCTGTTATTGCCCAAATTGCTCGTGATTTAGGTGCATTAACGGTTGGTGTAGTAACACGTCCGTTTACATTTGAAGGTAAAAAACGTTCTAACCAAGCAGCAGGTGGAATCGGTGCGATGAAAGAAGCTGTTGATACGTTGATTGTAATTCCGAATGACCGCCTTCTTGAAATTGTAGATAAAAGTACTCCAATGCTTGAAGCATTCCGTGAAGCGGACAATGTGCTTCGTCAAGGTGTACAAGGTATTTCGGATTTAATAGCAGTCCCTGGTCTAATTAACTTGGACTTTGCAGATGTGAAGACAATTATGTCAAACAAAGGTTCTGCTCTAATGGGAATTGGGATGGCGACGGGTGAAAACCGTGCAACTGAAGCTGCTAAGAAAGCAATTAGTTCTCCGTTGTTAGAAACGTCTATTGATGGCGCACAAGGAGTTCTGATGAATATCACTGGCGGCAGTAACTTGAGTCTTTATGAAGTTCAAGAAGCTGCTGATATTGTGGCGACAGCATCCGATCAAGAAGTAAACATGATTTTCGGATCTGTAATTAATGAAAATCATAAAGATGAAATCATCGTAACTGTGATTGCAACTGGTTTTAACGAGGAAGTAATCCAGCCAAAGACAACACGTCCAGCATTTGGTCAAGCAAAACCACAAATGGGCACAGTTAAAAGAGAGCAAAAACGTGAAGAGGCTCCACAAGAACCTGTTCGCCATAACAATGCTCCGCAAGATGAAACACTTGACATACCAACATTTCTACGTAACAGAAATCGAAGAAGATAA
- a CDS encoding YlmC/YmxH family sporulation protein, with product MVKISEFQIKDVVNVSDGKKLGNIGDIEINLTTGKIEAVIVTGNGKVLGFFGREEDIIIPWKNIIKIGQDVILVRYKSIEERSTEEMEV from the coding sequence ATGGTGAAAATTTCTGAATTTCAGATTAAAGATGTGGTGAATGTTTCTGATGGAAAAAAGCTTGGAAACATTGGTGATATTGAAATTAATCTTACTACAGGTAAAATTGAAGCGGTTATTGTTACTGGAAACGGGAAAGTTTTGGGTTTTTTTGGCCGGGAAGAAGATATCATTATTCCTTGGAAAAATATTATAAAAATTGGTCAAGATGTAATACTGGTCAGATACAAAAGTATTGAAGAAAGGTCTACTGAAGAAATGGAAGTATAG
- the spoIIGA gene encoding sigma-E processing peptidase SpoIIGA, which translates to MSVYLDVIWALNLLFDSLLLYLSAIFLKRRIRIWRLLAGGFIGSLIILLSFTPLHTYSNHPISKLLFSVVMVLVVFGYKRLSFFVKALMTLYVTTFLIGGALIGTHYFVQFDSEMSTKVMIANVTGFGDPISWLFVLLGFPLAWHFSRRNIESMEMTKIQFDQIVKVTLKINDDSFTFKGLVDSGNQLYDPLSKLPVMFVSIKNMLESMAEPIKKMAVDPESLILGNVEFPVEWQNRLRIVPCRVVGQEHQLIVAVKPDLIIIDTKDESYLCEKGLVSFTMQQLSADDAFQCIVHPKMLTGPKQHDDSVKVS; encoded by the coding sequence TTGTCTGTTTATTTAGATGTTATTTGGGCACTTAATCTATTATTTGATAGCCTTCTCCTGTATCTATCAGCCATTTTTCTAAAAAGACGAATCCGGATATGGAGGTTATTAGCAGGAGGTTTTATTGGTTCATTAATCATCTTATTATCGTTTACACCATTACATACCTATTCCAACCATCCGATATCAAAACTGTTATTTTCGGTCGTAATGGTTTTAGTGGTATTTGGTTATAAGCGATTATCTTTTTTCGTTAAGGCATTAATGACACTTTATGTGACAACATTTCTTATTGGTGGAGCATTGATTGGAACCCATTATTTTGTACAGTTTGATTCTGAAATGTCAACAAAAGTAATGATTGCCAATGTTACAGGATTTGGTGATCCGATCAGCTGGCTTTTTGTTTTATTAGGTTTCCCACTTGCATGGCATTTCTCAAGAAGAAATATTGAGAGTATGGAAATGACGAAAATCCAATTTGATCAGATTGTTAAGGTCACTCTAAAAATAAATGATGATTCATTTACTTTTAAAGGACTTGTCGATAGTGGAAATCAACTCTATGATCCATTATCTAAACTTCCAGTGATGTTTGTCTCTATCAAGAATATGTTAGAAAGTATGGCAGAACCGATAAAAAAGATGGCTGTCGATCCCGAATCTCTAATTCTTGGAAATGTAGAATTTCCGGTGGAATGGCAAAATAGACTAAGGATTGTACCTTGCCGGGTGGTAGGACAAGAGCATCAGCTCATCGTTGCCGTTAAGCCTGACTTAATAATAATTGATACAAAGGACGAAAGTTACTTATGTGAAAAAGGTCTTGTATCGTTTACTATGCAGCAATTATCTGCCGATGATGCTTTTCAATGCATTGTTCATCCCAAAATGCTCACCGGACCTAAACAGCATGATGATTCCGTAAAAGTAAGCTAA
- the sigG gene encoding RNA polymerase sporulation sigma factor SigG, with product MTRNKVEICGVDTSKLPVLKNEEMRLLFKQMQEGDITAREKLVNGNLRLVLSVIQRFNNRGEFVDDLFQVGCIGLMKSIDNFDLSQNVKFSTYAVPMIIGEIRRYLRDNNPIRVSRSLRDIAYKALQVRERLMSETSREPTAEEIAKVLEVPHEEIVFALDAIQDPVSLFEPIYNDGGDPIFVLDQLSDERNKDINWIEEIALKEGMRRLNEREKLILRKRFFQGKTQMEVADEIGISQAQVSRLEKAAIKQMNKNIQS from the coding sequence TTGACTCGAAATAAAGTTGAAATTTGTGGCGTAGATACATCAAAACTTCCTGTATTAAAAAATGAAGAAATGAGATTACTCTTCAAGCAAATGCAAGAGGGCGATATTACAGCACGAGAAAAACTCGTCAACGGAAATTTACGACTCGTACTAAGTGTCATTCAACGGTTTAACAACCGAGGCGAGTTTGTTGATGATCTGTTTCAGGTTGGCTGTATTGGGCTTATGAAATCGATTGATAACTTTGATTTAAGTCAAAACGTAAAGTTTTCCACTTATGCCGTACCAATGATTATTGGCGAAATACGCAGGTACCTGCGCGATAACAACCCTATTCGCGTATCAAGGTCCTTAAGAGATATCGCTTATAAGGCACTTCAAGTAAGGGAACGATTAATGAGTGAAACTTCACGAGAACCAACTGCCGAGGAGATAGCAAAAGTATTAGAGGTCCCTCACGAAGAAATAGTCTTTGCGTTAGACGCTATCCAAGATCCTGTGTCACTGTTTGAACCGATTTATAACGATGGTGGCGACCCTATCTTTGTGTTGGATCAATTAAGCGATGAACGAAATAAAGATATCAACTGGATTGAGGAAATTGCGCTAAAAGAAGGCATGCGACGATTAAATGAACGTGAAAAGTTAATTCTAAGAAAACGCTTCTTCCAGGGCAAAACACAAATGGAAGTAGCCGATGAAATTGGAATTTCACAAGCTCAGGTTTCACGTTTAGAAAAAGCAGCAATCAAACAAATGAATAAAAACATTCAAAGTTAA
- a CDS encoding cell division protein FtsQ/DivIB — translation MDKGKIVALEDRIPKLKEQRRRKANRRLIVLLCLFFTMIAVVAYVQSPLSHVKKITVIGNELLSKNEIIKYTEITKKTNIWSVKKNDIAQDLQKMNVIKNAKVKIKWPNTVNIEIQERNKIAYIESDNAYYPVMENGKVLKDRKVAEIPVNAPILFKFKEGAFLKEMVSELEELPDEVQNSISEIHYTPKKTDQYHISLFMNDGFEVSATLRSFSEKMIHYPSIISQLDPNKKGIIDLEVGSYFKAYELEADESEESEIENDKGEG, via the coding sequence ATGGATAAAGGTAAGATTGTCGCTCTTGAGGATCGAATTCCAAAACTTAAAGAGCAAAGACGGCGTAAAGCTAACAGGAGACTTATTGTTCTTCTATGCTTGTTCTTTACCATGATTGCCGTTGTCGCTTATGTACAGTCACCATTAAGTCATGTAAAAAAGATAACCGTTATAGGAAATGAATTACTGTCAAAAAATGAAATTATTAAATACACTGAGATAACTAAAAAAACAAACATTTGGAGTGTAAAGAAAAATGATATTGCTCAAGATCTCCAAAAGATGAATGTTATTAAGAATGCGAAAGTAAAGATTAAGTGGCCAAATACGGTAAACATTGAGATTCAGGAACGTAATAAGATTGCTTATATAGAGTCAGATAACGCTTATTATCCTGTAATGGAAAACGGAAAAGTCCTTAAGGATAGGAAAGTAGCAGAAATACCTGTAAATGCACCTATTCTTTTTAAATTTAAAGAAGGTGCATTCCTTAAAGAAATGGTATCTGAATTAGAAGAACTACCAGATGAGGTGCAAAACTCTATCTCTGAAATACATTACACCCCCAAAAAAACGGACCAATATCATATATCTTTATTTATGAACGATGGTTTTGAAGTGAGCGCCACATTGCGAAGTTTTTCAGAAAAAATGATCCATTATCCTTCGATCATAAGCCAATTAGATCCGAACAAAAAGGGTATTATCGATTTAGAGGTAGGTTCATATTTTAAGGCCTATGAATTGGAAGCGGACGAATCGGAGGAATCAGAAATTGAAAATGATAAAGGTGAAGGGTAA
- a CDS encoding DUF881 domain-containing protein: MIKVKGKHVILSLVCLVLGFMVAFSYHFTQKEINQKNTTLTSKQWEKTLDLRNQLIEIEELNRKLQKELNQKQDKVLENEKDLSKEAQVYSSLAEDAEKYRMFLGKVKVGGQGVTVQLSDGAYDPEEENINNYLVHEYHVFKVINELYISGAAAIAINGQRLTSQSYILCNGPVITVDGIQHPAPFVITAIGDPEVLTSALNLTGGVKDQLVNDNIVFSLEKKNEIILNPILGQS; this comes from the coding sequence ATGATAAAGGTGAAGGGTAAGCATGTTATTTTATCCCTAGTATGCCTTGTTCTTGGGTTTATGGTTGCATTTTCCTATCATTTTACTCAAAAAGAAATAAATCAAAAAAACACTACCCTAACGAGTAAACAATGGGAAAAGACCTTAGACCTTAGAAATCAGTTGATTGAAATAGAGGAATTGAATCGGAAGTTACAAAAAGAATTAAATCAAAAGCAAGATAAGGTACTTGAAAATGAAAAAGATCTTTCGAAAGAAGCTCAAGTATATTCAAGCCTAGCAGAGGATGCAGAAAAATACCGAATGTTCCTGGGTAAAGTTAAGGTAGGGGGACAAGGTGTAACTGTTCAACTTTCAGATGGAGCGTATGACCCGGAGGAAGAAAATATTAATAACTATCTTGTCCACGAATACCATGTGTTTAAAGTTATTAATGAGCTATATATTTCAGGTGCAGCAGCTATAGCCATTAATGGTCAGAGATTAACTAGTCAATCTTATATACTATGCAACGGTCCTGTTATTACGGTTGATGGTATACAACATCCAGCACCATTTGTGATTACAGCTATCGGAGACCCTGAGGTATTAACTTCTGCCCTTAACCTTACCGGTGGTGTGAAGGATCAACTTGTTAACGATAATATTGTCTTTTCTCTAGAAAAAAAGAACGAAATAATCCTAAATCCCATTTTAGGACAGTCCTAA
- a CDS encoding small basic family protein, which translates to MWLPLLGLIVGICLGLLTDIRIPEEYSNYLSIAVLAALDTLFGGIRAHLQNIYDEKVFVSGFFFNILLAASLAFLGVHLGVDLYLAAVFAFGVRLFQNIAVIRRILLTKWSTNKEKLEKN; encoded by the coding sequence ATGTGGCTTCCGTTATTAGGCTTGATTGTGGGCATATGTCTTGGCCTATTAACAGATATTAGAATCCCTGAAGAGTATTCTAATTATCTATCGATTGCAGTTTTGGCTGCTCTTGATACATTATTTGGTGGAATAAGGGCGCACTTGCAAAACATTTATGATGAAAAAGTTTTTGTTTCTGGATTCTTTTTCAATATTTTACTTGCTGCAAGTTTAGCTTTTCTAGGTGTTCATCTTGGTGTAGACTTGTATTTAGCAGCCGTTTTTGCTTTTGGTGTTCGTTTATTTCAAAATATAGCGGTTATTAGACGAATATTATTGACAAAATGGTCAACAAACAAAGAAAAATTAGAAAAAAATTGA